One window of the Vicinamibacteria bacterium genome contains the following:
- a CDS encoding 5-oxoprolinase subunit PxpA, translating to MGARIDLNADLGESFGAYSMGADAEVLAFVTSANVACGFHAGDPSVIDRTVAGAVQAGVAVGAHPGHWDLRGFGRRVIAADPDEVVADIVYQVGALAAFASSHGTRLTHVKPHGALYNQAVGDERLAAAVARGVARAGRELILVGLASSGVMRRAAEAEGLRFAAEAFADRVYERDGTLRSRAHRGAVMTDPQTVAAQAVRIARDGVVTAGDGSEVRLQADTLCLHGDTPNAVALARAVRGALETAGVAVRALDR from the coding sequence ATGGGAGCCCGGATCGATCTCAACGCCGACCTGGGAGAGAGCTTCGGCGCCTACAGCATGGGGGCCGACGCCGAGGTCCTGGCCTTCGTGACCTCCGCCAACGTGGCCTGCGGGTTTCACGCCGGCGATCCCAGCGTGATCGACCGCACGGTCGCGGGGGCCGTTCAGGCGGGAGTGGCGGTGGGGGCCCACCCCGGCCACTGGGACCTGCGTGGCTTTGGCCGGCGGGTCATCGCCGCCGATCCCGACGAGGTAGTGGCCGACATCGTCTACCAAGTGGGCGCCCTGGCCGCCTTCGCATCCAGCCACGGCACCCGGCTCACGCACGTGAAGCCGCACGGCGCCCTCTACAACCAGGCGGTGGGGGACGAGCGACTGGCCGCGGCCGTGGCCCGGGGCGTGGCCCGCGCCGGACGCGAGCTGATCCTGGTCGGCCTCGCTTCCTCCGGCGTCATGCGGCGCGCGGCCGAGGCCGAGGGCCTGCGCTTCGCGGCGGAGGCTTTCGCGGACCGCGTTTACGAGCGGGACGGCACCCTACGCTCCCGCGCCCATCGGGGGGCAGTGATGACGGACCCGCAGACGGTCGCCGCCCAGGCCGTCCGCATCGCCCGCGACGGGGTGGTGACGGCGGGGGACGGCTCCGAGGTGCGGCTGCAGGCCGACACCCTCTGCCTCCACGGCGACACCCCGAACGCAGTCGCCCTCGCCCGGGCCGTGCGCGGAGCCCTGGAAACGGCGGGGGTCGCGGTCCGGGCCCTGGATCGTTGA
- a CDS encoding ABC transporter substrate-binding protein — protein MRIASLLASGTELVCALGAGDSLVARSHECDHPEWVRGLPALSRPTFDTSLASCEIDRVVRERLRAGQPLYEVDEELLAALAPDVLITQTHCEVCAVTPADLTQEAALRLRRTPVVALATGTLDGILEGFLNVAGVIERREAGEELVTGIRRRLALIQEKTRPLPQPTVVCLEWIDPIFLMGNWGPELVAQSGGTELLGAPGGHSVGAQWEDVLRADPLVLLVAPCGFGIERTLTEMPILAKKPGWNDLRAVRSGRVVVADGNRYFHRSGPGILETAEILAEILHPHEFPPRHENKAWQSYPSRRGVH, from the coding sequence ATGCGCATCGCATCTCTTCTCGCGAGCGGTACCGAGCTGGTCTGTGCCCTCGGCGCGGGCGACTCCCTGGTCGCGCGGTCCCACGAGTGCGACCACCCGGAGTGGGTTCGGGGCCTGCCGGCTCTGAGCCGACCGACCTTCGACACCAGCCTGGCGAGCTGTGAGATCGACAGGGTGGTGAGGGAGCGCCTGCGCGCTGGCCAACCGCTCTACGAAGTGGACGAGGAGCTTCTGGCCGCCCTGGCCCCGGACGTCCTGATCACGCAAACGCACTGCGAGGTCTGCGCGGTGACCCCGGCGGACTTGACCCAGGAGGCCGCCCTCCGCCTGCGGCGCACGCCCGTGGTCGCCCTCGCGACCGGAACGCTGGATGGCATTCTCGAGGGCTTCTTGAACGTCGCCGGTGTTATCGAGAGGCGGGAGGCCGGCGAAGAGCTCGTGACGGGGATCCGGCGGCGGCTGGCTCTCATCCAGGAAAAAACCCGTCCCCTCCCCCAACCCACGGTTGTCTGCCTGGAATGGATCGATCCCATCTTCCTGATGGGGAACTGGGGGCCCGAACTCGTGGCCCAAAGCGGTGGGACGGAACTGCTGGGCGCGCCGGGCGGGCACTCCGTGGGCGCGCAGTGGGAGGACGTCCTCCGCGCCGACCCTCTCGTGCTGCTCGTGGCGCCCTGCGGCTTTGGAATCGAGCGAACACTTACGGAGATGCCGATCCTGGCCAAGAAGCCCGGATGGAATGATCTTCGGGCCGTCCGCTCCGGACGGGTCGTCGTGGCCGACGGAAACCGGTACTTCCACCGTTCGGGCCCGGGCATCCTCGAGACGGCGGAGATCCTGGCCGAGATCCTCCACCCCCACGAGTTCCCCCCCCGCCACGAGAATAAGGCGT